cagtAAGAAATGTCCTTTCTGGTATTACACGATGACATTTTATAGGGAATATGAGCTAAGTCCTCTATTTTCCATGTTATAGCTATTTTGATTTTGAGGATTATCGCTATGATCCAATAATGTTATTTGCCATACCAAAGGACAAATGGCGGAAAGGATCTCAGGTCTTCCCATCTTCCAATTATCTTTCCTCAATTTTGCCTTCATTAATGAGTGCAGCAACCCTAAAGGATTGTGGTTGGCATAACAACAATTAGCAGAAGAACTAAAACCAGCAGACTTTATTGTATCTCCTGAACTGGGTCATTGTATGATATAGTTATGCCGTTGATCTCAGTGGTTCACTTTAATCAGAAGACATGCCCAAATTGTTGCAGATGACGATGTTGTTTTCCCCATCATCAAGAAATCTTGCAAGGTATGCAGGAGAATTTGCTACATTATGTCTGTCTTTCTCCTCCTATTCGTTTGGTTTAGGTTCTGTCTCAAATGTGATGGTAGCACTCTCCATGATCATTGTTTTGCACTTTATCTTGTTTGTCCGCAATGAGCACATTGAGTGAAATGGGAGAACCAAGCAATTCCTTATTGTCCTCTATTCCTTCATTGCAGTGCAATAAAGGCACCGGTAAGTTAATTATGCAGAAAAAGCTAGCAACTACTAAGTCATAATCTCTCTTATCTTACAGAGACAGTCAAATGCAAGTGTGAGTGCAAGAAGACAGATGCTTGTAAGTCCATGCTTTCTCTTAATTGTTAAATGGCTAGAATAGCTTCCCATCCCAAAACTTTACTATGGAGGTTCCATCTTATGCGATAAGGAATATTTTGTTACTGAACATATGTTGCAGGATATTCATAAGATGCAGGACTGTAACCCGGACGAACATTATCTGCAGACATTGCTGGCAGTGAGTGACCCAATTCTTTACATTTCTGTTCTGGATACAATTGACATGTCGCTAATGTGCAAAACAACTGAACGGTCCTGCTTCCTGCTCTATTATTTAGTATTAGACAAAAACAACCTTTTCAGTACCCGCGACGGTGATGGCAGTCTAATGATAAGGATCAGCATTTCCAGAAACGCCAGGTCATGAGGTCGAAAACACTCACGGAGTAGTGCATGTATCAAGCTTTGTGCAGATGGGTTTTGGACCTCTAGCACGCCGGTGGAGCTGCAAGAAAGGCTCACTAGTCACAAATCTTTAGATCATGGAGGGTGCTGATTAGATGCAACTAAAATTGAACATTCCATAGTGGGCGCTAAACTCTTTTGATAATGTCCATAGGAGATATCCCAGTTGCTCACCCCTCCTTATCCTTTCACTTTGCATGATTTGCCCACTCCCTAGAAATGGTTCATTAGGGAATGCCCTGCCGATACATTTGCATTCAAATTTCTACTGCTCTCAGTTTTTTTTATCTGTCACGGTGAAGCTTTACTTTTTGCTCAGTTGCTTCTGTGTTTCTTTTGAAGGTGAGTGGGCTCGAAAATGACTTCTCCCGAAGATCATTGACCTTCACTCTGTATGATCAATCAGCTACACAAAACGATAAACAGTGGCACCCTGTCACTTTCGATTATGCAGATGCAAGCCCTCAAAGtatcaaagaaataaaggtGAGTGATGTTGCTTACTTTGGAGATCTGAACTTTTAAGATATCAGTCTGTGGATGTGTCAAATATTTGATAAACCATCAGTTTTGCAAGCATACATCAGAATTCTGTAGCATTCGATACACGTAGACTGCACACATTGGATGGATGACGATCACATGCTCTGTAGTTTACAATGAGCCGTACTTTTACAACCATATTCTAAAGTTCAGCATGGACACGGCTTGAAACTTTTGCTCTTCTTTGTTGGTTTACATACTTTCATAAGTAACACTTTCTCAAGTTTGCTTCTCCCCGTTCAATCACGCAGGAGATCGAGGCAATCTACTATGAATCCGAGAATCGGACTGAGTGGTGTCAAATCAACAGCGCACCCTCTCCATGTTATCTATTCGCCAGGAAGTTCACGCGCGGAGCAGCTGTCCGCCTGCTGTCCGAGGGACTGCTGGGCCCGTTCGATCCCGTTCCGTTTCTAAATGCTACCGGGCGATTCTTTCCGGTTAAACATAGAGAAACAGATGCAACATAGAGAGCCTTGCGAATTGGAGGACATGTTCATGGATAACCTTTGAAAGTTGCATTCTACTTGGTATGAAAATTGCCCGTCTTCACAGTTCGGAAACTCCGACCGCCTGTGCCGTCATCATTCCATGCTCAATGTGCTCTTCCTAGCTTCTTGAATCTCAGTACGTCCATGCCCCCCCGCAAAGCAGTTCGTTTCTGAATTCTACACTTCCGCTCCGTCTCTCAAATGCACAACCAAGACATTCGCTCTCGCGGCGCCGCCCTCGTGTAGAAAAGATTGGTAGAACAAGTACCTCGATGCAGGATCTAGTCTCGTGAACTGTGTGCGCGTTTTCGACATTATCAGCAACTTCAAAAGAACAAGCTTTATTATTCCTTTATAATTT
The sequence above is drawn from the Eucalyptus grandis isolate ANBG69807.140 chromosome 11, ASM1654582v1, whole genome shotgun sequence genome and encodes:
- the LOC104424741 gene encoding glycosyltransferase BC10; translated protein: MGKKRASLPIRQLLVLRSKLVFSMFLLFCVFAFARLNWPKSGSSTNESSNEEKSKLETNPKIAFLFLARKNIPLDFMWGAFFQEANVKNFSIYIHSEPGFVFNESTSMSPFFYGCQLNDSVKVAWGGSSMIEAERLLLKVALRDPANQRFVLLSDSCLPLYEFHDIYKHLISSPTSYVESYFDFEDYRYDPIMLFAIPKDKWRKGSQWFTLIRRHAQIVADDDVVFPIIKKSCKRQSNASVSARRQMLDIHKMQDCNPDEHYLQTLLAVSGLENDFSRRSLTFTLYDQSATQNDKQWHPVTFDYADASPQSIKEIKEIEAIYYESENRTEWCQINSAPSPCYLFARKFTRGAAVRLLSEGLLGPFDPVPFLNATGRFFPVKHRETDAT